A genomic segment from Scomber japonicus isolate fScoJap1 chromosome 11, fScoJap1.pri, whole genome shotgun sequence encodes:
- the zgc:101559 gene encoding ras-related protein Rab-33B-like isoform X2: MAIENKPGEVFDTVFSRNDSLELSSHHDCDTAQARVFKIIVIGDSNVGKTCLTYRFCGGTFLKNPEATIGVDFRERTLELDGENIKIWDTAGQERFRKSMVEHYYRSAHAVIFVYDVTSLISFESIPEWIEECTRHAVGPLVPRIIVGNKCDLRERREVPTSAAQCLADSYNFPLFETSAKEPSEKEHVDAIFLTLAYRLKSHKPLRLKQPSESNLRHLWNQREQEAATCQC, from the exons ATGGCAATAGAAAACAAACCTGGTGAGGTATTTGACACAGTTTTCAGTCGAAATGACTCTTTAGAGCTGTCGTCGCATCACGACTGCGATACTGCGCAAGCTCGAGTTTTTAAGATAATAGTTATAGGAGATTCAAATGTGGGGAAGACGTGTTTAACTTACAGGTTCTGCGGTGGCACTTTCCTGAAGAACCCAGAGGCAACCATCGGGGTAGATTTTAGAGAGAGGACGCTGGAGCTCGATGGAGAGAATATCAAG ATTTGGGATACGGCAGGTCAGGAGCGTTTCAGGAAGAGCATGGTGGAACACTACTACCGCAGCGCCCATGCCGTCATCTTCGTGTATGACGTGACCAGCCTCATTTCTTTTGAGAGCATCCCCGAATGGATCGAGGAGTGCACCCGTCACGCCGTGGGGCCCTTGGTGCCCCGTATCATTGTAGGGAACAAGTGTGACCTGAGGGAGCGCCGGGAAGTGCCCACATCAGCTGCCCAGTGTCTAGCTGACAGCTACAACTTCCCACTGTTTGAGACTTCAGCCAAGGAGCCTTCTGAGAAGGAACACGTCGATGCCATCTTCCTGACTTTGGCTTATAGACTGAAGAGCCACAAACCTCTGAGACTGAAGCAGCCCAGTGAGAGCAATTTAAGGCATCTGTGGAACCAGAGAGAGCAGGAAGCAGCAACTTGTCAGTGCTGA
- the zgc:101559 gene encoding ras-related protein Rab-33B-like isoform X1, with product MAIENKPGEVFDTVFSRNDSLELSSHHDCDTAQARVFKIIVIGDSNVGKTCLTYRFCGGTFLKNPEATIGVDFRERTLELDGENIKLQIWDTAGQERFRKSMVEHYYRSAHAVIFVYDVTSLISFESIPEWIEECTRHAVGPLVPRIIVGNKCDLRERREVPTSAAQCLADSYNFPLFETSAKEPSEKEHVDAIFLTLAYRLKSHKPLRLKQPSESNLRHLWNQREQEAATCQC from the exons ATGGCAATAGAAAACAAACCTGGTGAGGTATTTGACACAGTTTTCAGTCGAAATGACTCTTTAGAGCTGTCGTCGCATCACGACTGCGATACTGCGCAAGCTCGAGTTTTTAAGATAATAGTTATAGGAGATTCAAATGTGGGGAAGACGTGTTTAACTTACAGGTTCTGCGGTGGCACTTTCCTGAAGAACCCAGAGGCAACCATCGGGGTAGATTTTAGAGAGAGGACGCTGGAGCTCGATGGAGAGAATATCAAG CTGCAGATTTGGGATACGGCAGGTCAGGAGCGTTTCAGGAAGAGCATGGTGGAACACTACTACCGCAGCGCCCATGCCGTCATCTTCGTGTATGACGTGACCAGCCTCATTTCTTTTGAGAGCATCCCCGAATGGATCGAGGAGTGCACCCGTCACGCCGTGGGGCCCTTGGTGCCCCGTATCATTGTAGGGAACAAGTGTGACCTGAGGGAGCGCCGGGAAGTGCCCACATCAGCTGCCCAGTGTCTAGCTGACAGCTACAACTTCCCACTGTTTGAGACTTCAGCCAAGGAGCCTTCTGAGAAGGAACACGTCGATGCCATCTTCCTGACTTTGGCTTATAGACTGAAGAGCCACAAACCTCTGAGACTGAAGCAGCCCAGTGAGAGCAATTTAAGGCATCTGTGGAACCAGAGAGAGCAGGAAGCAGCAACTTGTCAGTGCTGA
- the kbtbd7 gene encoding kelch repeat and BTB domain-containing protein 7 — protein MASALSCFSGPEVLEDVNHAPGLMRELKLLYDCRLLGDVTIGVESDEESLEPGGESTRSDIDRLFLCSRNVLASASPYFKSMFTGGLNESMQDRVVIRGVDAESMSVIIDYCYTGRVTITENNVQRLYAASNMLQLEYIRKACSSFMTRRLDLSNCVGILKFADTYDNPELKENARAFIARNFSQLCNGGELCELDLMQLKELLSLDTLDVDCERKVCSAALQWIEANALQKKDSEDALHALKCVRWNLFTEKDKCYLEGLMTRPLIEKYLESFFNRSTEDGCSMSAAVDVPKHRIGVSAKEMILFFGLPNDNIMCCDPYSEDLYFMAPPLEDLSSQDYKRSTMESLIACATPENNLYLASHLSKHFWLYNPVLNSWQELAERPLGRIHSGMGYLNGHVYLLGGRNPVTDTRLKEVECYSVQRNQWTFVAPLPHSLGKMQVVALNDHLYVVNKRRMLCYDPKRNRWRHCGSLRRDKLHKACVFQDQIICVCDIPVVKAYSPTRGEWRRLGDIPIDSRALNYQVIQHNNKLLLLTQTLLQHNKNRVLIHEYDPGRDTWKNVMAVYVSTLGPVCVSTRVYPVCLGSAHSFSTEEDDDSGSSADWDFDGLTDADSDSGSSSSFSDENW, from the coding sequence ATGGCTTCGGCGCTGAGTTGCTTCAGTGGTCCCGAGGTGCTAGAGGACGTGAATCACGCCCCGGGTTTGATGAGGGAACTGAAATTACTCTACGACTGTCGGCTTCTTGGGGACGTTACTATCGGGGTGGAGAGTGATGAGGAGTCGCTGGAGCCCGGCGGAGAGTCCACCAGAAGTGACATTGACCGGCTGTTTCTATGCAGCCGCAACGTCCTCGCCTCCGCCAGCCCCTACTTCAAAAGCATGTTCACCGGGGGGCTGAATGAGAGCATGCAGGATAGGGTGGTCATCCGCGGGGTGGACGCTGAGTCCATGTCGGTCATCATCGACTATTGTTACACAGGCAGGGTGACCATCACGGAGAACAACGTGCAGAGGCTGTACGCTGCGTCAAATATGCTGCAGCTGGAGTACATCAGGAAAGCCTGCTCCAGCTTCATGACAAGGAGGCTGGACCTCTCCAACTGTGTGGGGATTTTGAAATTTGCAGATACGTATGACAACCCTGAGCTGAAGGAGAATGCACGAGCCTTCATAGCCAGGAACTTCAGCCAGCTGTGTAATGGAGGGGAGCTTTGTGAGTTGGATTTGATGCAGCTGAAGGAGTTGCTGTCTCTGGACACTTTGGACGTGGACTGTGAGAGGAAGGTGTGCTCTGCTGCTTTACAGTGGATAGAAGCGAATGCACTGCAAAAAAAGGACTCAGAGGATGCATTACACGCATTGAAGTGTGTTCGGTGGAACTTGTTTACTGAGAAGGACAAGTGTTACCTGGAAGGGCTCATGACCAGGCCTTTAATTGAGAAATACCTTGAGTCCTTCTTCAACAGGTCTACGGAAGACGGCTGTAGCATGTCTGCAGCTGTGGACGTACCAAAACACAGAATAGGAGTGAGTGCTAAAGAAATGATTCTCTTCTTTGGCCTACCTAATGACAACATAATGTGCTGTGACCCTTACTCAGAGGACCTGTATTTCATGGCTCCTCCCCTTGAAGATCTCAGTAGTCAGGACTACAAGCGCTCCACCATGGAGTCCTTAATTGCCTGTGCCACCCCTgaaaacaacctgtatctagcCTCCCACCTTTCAAAACATTTCTGGCTGTATAACCCTGTGCTCAACAGCTGGCAGgagctggcagagaggccaCTGGGGAGGATACACTCTGGGATGGGCTACCTCAATGGCCACGTGTATCTCCTGGGAGGAAGGAACCCAGTGACGGACACCAGACTAAAGGAGGTCGAGTGTTACAGCGTCCAGAGGAACCAGTGGACGTTCGTGGCTCCTCTGCCTCATTCTTTAGGTAAAATGCAGGTGGTGGCATTGAACGACCATCTTTATGTGGTGAACAAAAGAAGAATGCTTTGCTATGACCCTAAGAGGAACCGCTGGCGGCACTGTGGCTCACTGAGACGAGACAAGCTTCACAAGGCCTGCGTTTTTCAGGACCagatcatctgtgtgtgtgacatcccTGTGGTAAAAGCCTATAGTCCCACCAGAGGGGAATGGAGGAGGCTGGGTGACATTCCTATTGACAGCCGTGCTCTTAATTACCAGGTGATACAGCACAACAACAAGTTGCTCCTGCTCACACAGACTCTGCTGCAGCACAACAAGAACAGGGTCCTCATCCATGAATATGACCCAGGCAGAGACACCTGGAAGAACGTCATGGCAGTGTACGTGTCCACCCTGGGACCGGTGTGTGTTTCGACACGGGTGTACCCGGTGTGCCTCGGCTCTGCTCACAGCTTCTCtacagaggaggatgatgacAGCGGCTCCAGTGCAGACTGGGACTTCGATGGACTGACGGATGCAGACTCTGACTCTGGCAGTTCTAGCTCGTTCTCAGATGAAAACTGGTAG
- the wu:fc50b12 gene encoding uncharacterized protein wu:fc50b12, whose product MPNKAQEDAVINLKTLQEISRQLGFEWTVLAYELGFNRTEIGRFHTKSTEKSVQARIMLENWYERSWDKPNKTKLLQDGLERAGRRDLAERLRCLHWGHQKLSRRVELPSAFPFLITVHKTIHNKDGLRRINDLNPRY is encoded by the exons ATGCCCAACAAAGCCCAAGAG GATGCTGTAATCAATCTGAAGACGCTGCAGGAGATTTCTAGGCAGCTTGGTTTTGAGTGGACAGTCCTGGCATATGAGCTTGGCTTCAACAGAACTGAGATAGGGCGCTTCCACACTAAATCCACAGAGAAGAGTGTCCAGGCCAGGATCATGTTGGAAAACTg GTATGAGAGGTCATGGGACAAGCCCAATAAGACCAAGCTGCTGCAAGATGGACTGGAACGAGCAGGCAGGAGGGACCTGGCTGAAAGGTTGCGCTGCCTCCACTGGGGCCACCAGAAGCTAAGCCGCAGGGTGGAGCTGCCTTCTGCCTTCCCCTTCCTCATCACAGTCCACAAGACCATTCACAACAAAGATGGGCTTCGCAGGATCAATGATCTCAACCCTAGATACTAG
- the slain1a gene encoding SLAIN motif-containing protein 1a isoform X1, translated as MEAEVLNPQMMADVNGNNKITNAELEVLKLQELVRKLEKQNEQLRTRANAVNNCSIGPHAQTSLSCLHGGTACPTDTFSSKYSILSPTQSHPCATGLRGSTEEPFAYFQPSSVSPDAVGEDSGAAGPATVLDEVDVLDLNIVLPVGEPESWLYVTPKAKLQGECVLSPLQWCRQVLDHPGPEVELAKMTLCHRLDQAKRWRGVSSVRPYSCIEGLNTLSCPVLPYTKPAALTESPAPLTSSGQSLLHSTLPLRASCSFSDRAPTFLSNSNLHNIGRRHAAISPQSSVDSEVGVSELEDDSISMGYKLQDMTDVEVMARLQEESLRQDYASTSTSTTASRRSSSFSIHSLRRSEMDLEEEDEEDEGYDQLPPPQPRLFRTGSMQRGSLPHSHTFSSIRDCRRSSITPQYSLSGLSQYSGNSGLTTETHTIYRNSTDKLRRSMPNLIRAPSMPSVPSVPCLVSPVNPPSHGPSSLPMMSSLRSSQSFDSSNGLARLQSSIPPPGQLSQRVQSVGNFPTIPRHPLKATAYVSPTVLQGPTSTSLSTSASLHSIPSSAALPQPLKPSNSLVPQLLKANTNQSAVPRSSLPRPASFVGISGAQRPSKITQPTRSLLTPPKSLASLSALRDGSWKDGCY; from the exons ATGGAAGCAGAGGTGTTGAACCCCCAGATGATGGCAGACGTCAATGGCAACAATAAAATCACCAACGCGGAGCTGGAGGTGTTAAAGCTTCAGGAATTGGTCCGAAAATTAGAGAAGCAAAACGAACAATTGCGGACTCGAGCGAACGCTGTAAACAATTGCTCCATCGGCCCTCATGCCCAGACGTCGCTGTCGTGTCTGCACGGGGGTACAGCTTGTCCGACTGACACTTTCTCCAGCAAATATAGCATTTTGAGTCCGACTCAGTCGCATCCGTGTGCCACTGGACTCCGGGGATCAACGGAGGAGCCGTTCGCCTATTTCCAGCCGAGCTCGGTGTCTCCTGACGCGGTTGGGGAGGACAGCGGCGCCGCTGGACCCGCGACTGTTTTGGATGAGGTTGATGTTTTGGACCTCAACATCGTGCTCCCTGTCGGAGAGCCTGAGAGCTG GCTATATGTGACTCCCAAAGCCAAGCTGCAGGGTGAGTGTGTCCTCAGCCCTCTCCAGTGGTGCAGGCAGGTACTGGACCACCCGGGGCCCGAGGTGGAGCTGGCTAAGATGACTCTCTGTCACAGACTGGACCAAG CTAAGAGGTGGAGAGGAGTATCTTCTGTCCGTCCATACAGCTGCATAGAGGGACTTAATACCCTCAGCTGCCCTGTCCTGCCTTACACTAAACCTGCTGCACTAACCGAATCCCCAG CTCCATTGACGTCATCTGGTCAGTCTTTGCTCCACTCGACCCTCCCACTCAGGGCCAGCTGCAGCTTCAGTGACAGAGCGCCCACCTTCCTATCAAACTCAAATCTCCACA acATTGGTCGCCGTCATGCAGCAATCAGCCCCCAGTCTTCCGTGGACAGTGAAGTTGGTGTTTCTGAACTGGAAGATGACTCCATCTCTATGGGATACAAACTACAGGACATGACAGATGTGGAGGTCATGGCACGACTTCAGGAGGAGA GTCTCCGACAGGACTAtgcctctacctctacctctaccacAGCCAGTCGCCGCAGCTCCAGCTTCTCCATACACTCTCTCAGGCGTAGTGAAATGGATCtcgaggaggaggacgaggaagatGAGGGGTACGACCAGCTCCCTCCTCCCCAGCCTCGATTGTTCCGCACAGGGTCTATGCAGCGGGGCAGCCTGCCCCACTCTCACACCTTCTCCAGTATCAGAGACTGCAGACGCAGCTCAATCACCCCACAGTATTCACTCAGTGGACTCTCCCAGTACTCTGGGAACTCCGGCCtgaccacagagacacacacaatatacaggAATAGCACAG ACAAACTACGGAGAAGCATGCCCAACCTGATTAGAGCTCCCAGCATgcctagtgttcccagtgttccatGCCTGGTGTCCCCTGTCAACCCACCCTCCCACGGTCCTTCCTCCTTGCCAATGATGTCCTCCCTCCGGAGCAGCCAGAGCTTTGACTCGTCCAATGGGCTCGCAAGACTCCAGTCCTCGA TTCCTCCACCAGGCCAGCTGAGTCAGCGTGTCCAGAGTGTGGGCAATTTCCCCACTATTCCTCGACACCCCCTAAAAGCCACAGCTTACGTAAGTCCCACAGTCCTGCAGGgtcccacctccacctccctgtCCACCTCTGCTAGTCTACACTCCATCCCCAGCAGTGCTGCACTGCCTCAGCCCCTCAAACCCAGCAATAGCTTGGTACCTCAGCTACTAAAAGCCAACACCAACCAGTCGGCTGTTCCCCGCAGCTCGCTTCCTCGCCCAGCCTCCTTTGTAGGAATCAGTGGAGCTCAACGGCCGAGCAAAATCACCCAACCCACACGCAG TTTGCTGACTCCCCCAAAGAGCCTGGCCTCCCTGAGTGCCCTGAGGGATGGCAGCTGGAAAGATGGCTGCTACTAA
- the slain1a gene encoding SLAIN motif-containing protein 1a isoform X2 has product MGYKLQDMTDVEVMARLQEENKLRRSMPNLIRAPSMPSVPSVPCLVSPVNPPSHGPSSLPMMSSLRSSQSFDSSNGLARLQSSIPPPGQLSQRVQSVGNFPTIPRHPLKATAYVSPTVLQGPTSTSLSTSASLHSIPSSAALPQPLKPSNSLVPQLLKANTNQSAVPRSSLPRPASFVGISGAQRPSKITQPTRSLLTPPKSLASLSALRDGSWKDGCY; this is encoded by the exons ATGGGATACAAACTACAGGACATGACAGATGTGGAGGTCATGGCACGACTTCAGGAGGAGA ACAAACTACGGAGAAGCATGCCCAACCTGATTAGAGCTCCCAGCATgcctagtgttcccagtgttccatGCCTGGTGTCCCCTGTCAACCCACCCTCCCACGGTCCTTCCTCCTTGCCAATGATGTCCTCCCTCCGGAGCAGCCAGAGCTTTGACTCGTCCAATGGGCTCGCAAGACTCCAGTCCTCGA TTCCTCCACCAGGCCAGCTGAGTCAGCGTGTCCAGAGTGTGGGCAATTTCCCCACTATTCCTCGACACCCCCTAAAAGCCACAGCTTACGTAAGTCCCACAGTCCTGCAGGgtcccacctccacctccctgtCCACCTCTGCTAGTCTACACTCCATCCCCAGCAGTGCTGCACTGCCTCAGCCCCTCAAACCCAGCAATAGCTTGGTACCTCAGCTACTAAAAGCCAACACCAACCAGTCGGCTGTTCCCCGCAGCTCGCTTCCTCGCCCAGCCTCCTTTGTAGGAATCAGTGGAGCTCAACGGCCGAGCAAAATCACCCAACCCACACGCAG TTTGCTGACTCCCCCAAAGAGCCTGGCCTCCCTGAGTGCCCTGAGGGATGGCAGCTGGAAAGATGGCTGCTACTAA